The Drosophila subobscura isolate 14011-0131.10 chromosome A, UCBerk_Dsub_1.0, whole genome shotgun sequence genome includes the window CCGCCGCGGACACAGCAGTTTGTGGACTGCTTCGGCAGCTGCCCCACAACGCCGGAGTACAACCCCATCTGCGGCAGCAACATGCAGCTCTATCTCAATGaacagaaattcaattgtGCGCGATTCTGTGGTGCTGGTGAGACTTGCTTCTGGCTCTTATGCTTCCCCTGCTCATCGTTTGTGTCGCAATCATTCACAGATATTCAAATAGTGAGGCGCGGCAGCTGCGAGGGTCTGTTTCAAATGACACGCGGCTGACATGACACTCCACACAACCGattacaataataaataaagcgAAGATGCAGTGccagaatgaatgaatgtaagCCCGAATCGTTGGCAGAATTATTGCGTTGCGAACTCAAACCAAGTGACATTTTGCCAGCCATGGAAGCGGCTGCTCCCCCAGCCTATTTTGGGCCATCTATTTTAGGCCATGTGCGCGTGACGCAAATGGGATTGTTTGGGCTTGCACTTTGCTCTTGGCCTTTTCGAATATGATGCTCGACAATCCGCCAAAGATTTATATGTGAGCGGCTCTGGTGCAGTCCAATGTGCGAGAGAGTTTCTGCAGAGTTACatctgtggtgtgtggtgtcgCGTTATGCGCCATAAAGTAGCCGCTGATCCACTGGGGCGTGGCCAATAAATCTCCGCACAGCTCGCTAAAAGAGAGGGCATACATCACATACCGACAGGGCACAcggagacaggcagagagcgagggcgagggcgagggcgagggcgagagTCAGTATTAACAATgagtttattttcttgtttccaACATTTCCACTTGCATCTCGTTTCAGTttacaaattaagtttaaatacAACGTAAGTTCAACCgcgataaaaaaaaaacacatacagAATACAGGGGTGCGGGGGGGCAGGACAGGGAGATGGTTTGCAGGGGGAGTTGGTGTTCCCTCCTCTACCCCGTGGAGCTTAAGCCCTGCAGCtagaaacaacaacataataataataatgataatgataataaagaaagaaaaagcacGCAGCGTGCCAGTGGGAGTCCGTGGATTGTGGCGTGCTTTTCGGATGAAAATCGGCAACGTTGCAGCACTGTGTCGCAGGTCGCAGGTCGCAGCTCAGCTCCACGTCTCTTCGCAGCTGGCAAATCGAGTTTTAATTAAGTCGAACAGCAGCACCGGCGGGAGCGAAAGGGTGAAAGAGCCGCAGCAACACGCTCTGGGCATCTCTATTACTGTTACTataactattattattattattattactattattattattattattattattagcttgCGCCAGGAGAGATGAATGCGTTGGCTGCTTGCATGTCCGAGCGGAGGTGGCAGGAGCTGTGGCTTATGGTGACAATGACGGGTTtactggggctgggactgggactgggactgggactgggactggtgctggtgctgggagCAGGTCACGGAGAAAGCTCCCTCTAGTAGCCATAGTGAATGCCGTGGCCAGAGACCGATGTGTGTACGAGGGCGGGTGCGGCAACGGCGGCTCTGGGGAGAGGCAAatagatagagaaagagagacagagagagagacagagagagggggggatgAGCGTGCGATTATATTTGTCCATCTGGTGGGGCTCTAGGTGGGGGGGTTAGGGGTCTGGGGTTGCTTCTATTAATAACGCCTCCGTCATTTCTCATTACTCACTTCAAGACTGGGGCACCCAGGTGCGCGGCGTAGGCGGGTGCAGCATACGCAGCGGGGGCGTAGCCATGTCCAATGATGCCAGGAGCTGAGGCCATGGATCAGCCAccaaaagagaagagcagaaagtTAGCACAGgcaaaagagaggagagcaagCACATATGGAAATAAAGCTGCGGAGGAGAGACAGCAGTAGAGGCACAAGGAGAGGCAGAGTCggagccacagacagagtcAAGCAGAAGCTGCCGCAAGTTACAATcgaaacagagagacagtgtCCGGGCACAGGCTCATTTCCTCACACGTTCCGGGGTGTGGCAGCTAAGCAATCAACCGACAAGATGACATCAATCAAGTGGAGGACACACGGCAGCACGGGCGAACCCATGCACCGGAGTGCACTtcctttttctgtttctgtttcttttgcttttttggcaCTGTGAGACTCTGGCTTCAAGCCGGCATTTGAGTCACCAAATGCTGCTGGTTAGCAGCTTTAAAGTGGAGGGTCCCAGTGGGGCCCGAACCACGCACAATCGAGGCAGTGAATGATTGATTACATTGGCCGAACATTGGGCCTCCTGTCTGTCAGGAGCCTCCCACAGCGCCTGGGGCCTCCTGTCGCAGCTGCTTGCTGGGCAGACAAATCGATTGCTGACGGACAGAAAACAGGAACGATGTGGCAGTggacacactccactccactccacaccactcccCTCCACACTTGATAGTCAGCCTTTTGATCGCATCGATCGCTGAGTTTTTCGCTCTAATAACATTTCCCCCACTGCCCACTCAGCGCCTGCTTTGGTGTCCGCtggagcaaaagttttgcgctttgtattttctttgccaCCCCCCGGCCGCCCGCTGgaagtttgtttttgccaagTGCACTTGGCCGTAGAAGCgaaaacacaataaatttcCGCCCTGCAGTCCGGCAGAAGATAACTTTGCCCAGTCCCCTTTCAGCCCCCATATCCGACTTATCGACAGCCCTCCCTCCGCGTCTCCCCGTCTCACCGTCTCCCCGTCTCCCTGGCAGTGTGTTAAAGTTGAAAACTTGTTGTAAAATGAGTTGAACATCGTTCGCAAATGACTACGGAAGCAGTGACAGTGCAGCGGATAGTGCGCAAAAGTtagcaggagagagagagaggatcaAAGGGGATTAGCGGGCAGACGTCCGGGCTGGCACCTACCGTAGGCTGGAGCGGCGGCATACTTCACAATCTGAGCTGGAGCGGCGGCCACCTGTGCATAGCCGTGCGACAGTGCCGGTCCAGAGCCATATCCGCCATACCCATAGCCGAGACCAAGGTGTCCAAGGTGTCCAATGTGTCCGTAGTGCCCCAGGGCCACTCCGGAGAGCTGCAGTGCCGGCGCCGTGGCTGCGTAATGGCCGCCGCCGTACTGAGCTCCGTAGTGACCGCCGTAGGCGAggactggtgctggtgctggtgctggggcggCGGCATAGCCGTGGCTGGCATAGGCCAGTCCCTGGATCTGGGCAGGGGCCGTGTGTCCCACTCCAAGGGCGTACGAGGCGGGAGCGGCAACGGCATGTGCCGCGGGAGCTAGATTCGGTTTTGTGTTAACATTTAACTACGTGCAAGGGGACATTGAGTGGATCGTGTGGGTGCTGAGTGCTGAGTGCTGAGTGCTGAAGTCTTTTTGTGTTAGTGTCCAGCAGAGCAGGAGGATCACACTCACCAGCATAATGGGCCGCGGGGGCCAGGCCGGCATCGTTGCTGATGCTCGAGCGCTGGACATGCGACTGGGAGTGGGCCGTCTGCACCTGGCTGGCGTAGTCCGACTGGGACGACTGTCCGTAGTGACCCTTCACCGTGTGCTCCTGCGTGTTGCCCACGGAGGCGTGGTCCACGCTGGGGGCGCTAATCGAGTAGGCGGCCGGTCCGCCGGGCTTGGCCTGGGCGCAGGCGATCGCCattgctgccacacagagaaTAACCTGGAATAAAGCGAAGAGCCATGAGCGAGAgtcttgtgtttattttggcagctgcgcagcagcagcagcaggaaattgCTGAGGAGTcaacttttaattaagtttttaaAAGTAGAACTGGGGGGGAGAAGGACATGGAGCGACGTAGACTGTCAGGACACGTGAAGCGTCTCAAGTGGCGGTGGCATAAATACTCAGTCATTGACGAACTCGAATTGGAGCAAAGAACTGGCTGCATTCAATTGGAGCAGCATTGAGCACTCGTTGGGCACTCCAGAGGCCAATTCCGCGAACAACCTTTGCCTCACTTGTTGCCCGCGTGGGCAGCGCTCTGGCATTATTTATTGCGAGTTTGGCAGCGccattcattaatttatgcaaacttTTGCGTCAAGTTTTTGAAAACATTACTACGGGGAACATTCTATATTTATCCTGGCCATGGCTCCTCGCTCCCTGACCGGCATTCGCACACTTCTGTTGTCCATCTGCCGTGGAGCTGTGTGCTCTAAGCTCTGCCCACTTGCCACTGGGTTTGCAGCTGTTCAGTTCAGGACTTGACCTGACCCTGGCCCTAGCCTGGAGAGACGCACTCGTAATTAGCTGCGTCTCTTGGCGATGGCCTCACAATTGGCATGCCACTGactctggcgctggcgctggcgctggctctggcgctgctgtGGACCaccaatggaaatggaaatgcatttgcaaatTCGACAAAGCGAGGCCGGGGATGAGAGGATTGCAGCTGGCAACCGGGGAGCCAGGGAATTGGCAGGCAACAATGGAGAATGGCAAATGCCAGATGGCAGGATGGCAGGATGGCAGGACGGCAGGATGTGCAGCTTCATTCCAGGCAAGTCAAACTTTGTTAACCTGTCCGGGCAGCATTCAAGGAAAACGTTTAGGACTCAGCGTTTGAGGTTTCTGGTTCCTTTGGCAATCCTTGGACCTGCACTCCGCGGAAACTGGCGAGGAGAGGATAACAAACTGCTTCAGGATGGGTTCAGTGATTGCAACTCTTTGGCTCCTTTGTCAGGCAGCCCAGACTCTTCTTGAGCctgccacaaacacactgccaccacacacatgccacatgccacacgcacCTTGAATGCCATTTTCGAGCTTGTTCGAACGTTCACAAAAGCGTTTagagcgacaaaaaaaaacgattgaatcggtttggttttggttttggttttggatcTTGGTTTGCAACTGCGGTCTGGGCTGCGTCTCGGTAACTGTCTCGATTCGCCGTTCTTTGGGCTTATTTATACCAATTTCGTGTGATGGAAAAGCCACCTCCCTCTGCTCGCGAAATATGCTGCAATGCAGGGGCAAAAAGTGGCCAGCCGCTGAGAACGGGTTTTCCTCGCAGTTGGCAAAGCAGGCAGCACGGATCACAGGCGCGGCTCCAGTCTACGCACTAAGTCGCCTCCTCTGCAGCccccacagccccacagccccacTGCATAGAGCTGATCGCCTTTCGATTTAATCGAAATTACTTCACATCATCGATTgtttaattggaaattggtACGAGCGTTGCTTGTGTCTCTTTCGGCGAATGCGGCAAAAGGAAATGCCAACGAACAAGGTGAGCTCTTACCCCATGGATGGTCACTGCCTGGCTGGAGGACTGGGCCTTGGTGTGGATGGAGTCTTGGCTTGGAGTCTGCTGCCATGACTTGCCTTGTtcccattaccattaccatttccattcccattcccattccgattcCCCGTATCGTTTGCGCGGCTCTTGTCAAGTGCTTTATTAATGGCCAGCCCCTCCACTCATTGCACTTTTTGGCCCAGCCTGCGGGCATAGTTGGTTgcaactttttttgtgtggaacgCAACGCGCGGACTCCAtatggtgtgtggtgtgtgggggcTCCTTTGTGTGTTCTGGCTCCGATTCAACACCCAAGTTATCTCTCTGCTGTAATGGGTATCTGCTAGTCTTGATGTTCTCTTTgtgtctttggtttttgggttctCACGCAGCCGCCGCCAAATGGGCGCGCAAAttgggcagccagccagcgttggagttgcagttggagaTAAGAGTCACAGTaagagccaggccaggccagaccagagctcgtagctggagctgaaCCTAGGAGCTAGGAGCTAGGAGCTAGGAGCTGGCAACAGGGACTGGGGCTTTGGTTTCGCTTTCGAAAGTCGACCAACTGGAGCTCGATTCGGTGTGCGAGTGTTTTGATTTGTGATCGCTGATCTATGCCATTTTTTGTggcctgtgtttgtgttgcctGCTGAACAATTTTTGTGGGTCGCACACAATTTATGCGCACTTTGTGCGTTGTCGTGACGCTGGAAAGAGACAGGCCAGaggcgagcagcgagcagcgagcagcgcgCCGCGAGAGTGGGCCAAAGTTAtgcaatgtgtgtgcgtggcagCCATTATCCATTGTTGGGTGGATGGCGGGAGCcagtctagagtctagactgGCGGAGACTGATGCGAGACGGTGCAGTGCCAGCCCCACGGCGGATCAAAACTAAACGCAAACAAAGAGATTTCGCAACCAAGGCGATGCTGCGAAATTGCTTGCATTCTGCGACCTCCAAAGGAAGCCCCCacccagaagccagaagctgctgccgctctgctgctgtcccaaAAACGGACGAGTTCAGTCAGCGACCTTCAAGATGGCGCCACTTGCTTTGGCATTGCCAGCAATGAGGAAGATTGAGTTGGAGAGTGGAAGAGGGGGAGAGTAAGAGACAGAGTGAGGGAGAGTGCCACGCCACTCATTGATTGTCATTGTGAACGTTCTCCTTCATCtgctgtccctctctctctctgccccccaccatgcagctgcttctgttgttccATTGTGTAATGGTGCGACATTTCAATTACGCTTGTCcttccccccccccccacacacacacacacacacaatgacaAGCGTGGCAATCTGCGAACGTTTTTGTCTCTGGcattaatttgtataattgCAATGCCAATACAGTACAGGACAAACATTACGGAACCGAAGAACAATGTCCATGCGAAAGTGCAGCCAGCCGTGGTCTGCCATCTCGATGTCGCCACCCCCCCACCCTGACAGCAGCACCCACCCGCCCAGCGCACCCATAACTATCAGCTCCTCAGCGGGTGTCAAGTCTGTCCCCATGTCCAGTCAGGCGCAACATTTCGCATCTATGTGGGTCAAAAGGCGCAAGGAATAGGGAGAAAAAAGAGCCACACAATGGGCTCCCTGTGGACGAATGAAATAATTTGTATCTAACATCTTTACttcaaaaatatgaaaatatatttccagTACCAACTAAAAACGATCTCTCATtgctcttctgctctgctAAAAAGAGTCATTTTTCCAGTGGGTCTTCCAGTGATGGGCAATCGCTGTGCCTGCACTTTGTCGTCGTTCATTTCCAGCCCATCCATTGTCCTTCTTTGGCCTCCACTGCCATAGACAGCGCCATTGTTGCCACATTCCCAttgtggcttttcttttgcggGGTCCGGTCCTGGTGACATTTGCCTAAATACTCTGCCACACTCGACCATTATCACACATGCTGCCCGCTCTCTTGTTTTGCCCCTTTGTTGGTATTTCCCAGGGATATTGAAGGGATGGATGGCCAAGCGGCGAAGATTAATGACCGACATGCCCTGACAGCGCAACGTCAGCGCTCGGCATCGATATCAATACCGGGGTGCATGTCTCAGAGGGGAGGGAAATTATGTGGACTCACGCCACCCCCCCGCCACAACAGCTCACCAGTAATGGGTGTCAATAGTCCACTTGCAAGACCATCGATACAGTAAAGGTAATATCCAGTAATAAACAATATAActattacatatttatatggatatatgtatgtatgtacatatgtatgtttgtgtaattaattatttctttattacGCTGTAACGGCTTCAATGTAACTGTtaccgacaacaacaacaacgaattGAAGAAAGCTCTCTGACCGGCGTCTGCTGACGCTTCTTCGCTCTCGTTCTCGCGATCTTTGTTCTCATCTCTGCAGAgccactctcctctccctgAAAAGCtcgctcccactctctttctctttctcttttactGTCTCTCTGAAGAATTACgcccctctctgtctccctcacACTAAACAGTTCTAAACGCAGGCCTAACGTCAAACCTGTCGCTGCTTGAGCCCCTTGCCTATCCGCCTGCCATATGGCGCTGTGCCATTGAAGAGCGGAGTGCAACAAACTTGCGCTCTCCGCTCAACGTCTACGTCCCTCCACTCTCCTCCCATTATTCACCCGAAACTGGAGCAACGTCCTGCCATTACGAGCAATCTCACATATACACAAGTACACTCGCGCTCTCACGGCTCTGAGAGCTGGAGAGCATTCAAATTTAACCttcaattacaaaatcaaTAAGCAAAAGGCGGACCCAGGCCCAGACCacacctcctcctgcctccacTACTtgaaccagcaacaacaacagcagcagcagcatttgagATCTTTAGGCCAGATTTGAGAGCTGCTtttgtctgtggcagcaatccgtggccgttgccgttgccgtggccgttgccgtcgcctttgccgttttgttgctgttcatttaatttccattcttagatttttcgtattttcatatttttctgaGAGTTTGACAAGAGGGGTGGGGCGACACCCCCCCGACATGCTACGCCTACATTTTGCGTTAATTTGTTGTGCAATCTGCGCATTTATTATGTCTCGATTGTTGCTGTACATTCCCCCCATGCCATGGACCTCActtcatttgaatttaatgttttttgctAACGAGATCTGGCGGGGACTGGCGGGGACTGGCGGGGTGTGcttacatattttatgatttgttttatttaaattgaattccGTTCTTAAGGAATGATTTTTGGCTGGAAACAATACAGACAAAAAGTTCCTTCAAGCAGAGATCACGCACGAATTGATGTTGAGACTTCGTCTGCGAGTTGTGTGGCTGTGGAGCAATCATGTTGCAAGCGAGcgagcaattaaaaatcaaagccCCCATCGCCGGCTAAGCACTGTAATTATCTCCCAGCCACAGGCGGCGTGGCACGGCGTCTACGCAATATTTAGCTGGCGGACCAAGAGTGGTTCGTGCAGCCCCGACCAAGAATCGATCCCCACTCGCCACGACAGTTCCAAACAAAGTGCAGTTCGCTCCATTGAACTCCAGTGTGACCAGCGGGCGACGCGAACTCCCTACTCCGAGCTCAAGACTTTTCCATTCCCactgcggccgctgccgtttaattgaattagttgattttattgatattCACTTCCTGTGGCCCGCAcccaaacaattattttggGGACAGACTCCGCATGCGGCCGCAAAACCCTCGCGGCAGCCATACAAACATCAAGCCAGATCATGGCCGATGGCTTGGATGCGAATTTCGTTtcagcaaatacaaataccGCGTGTCTGAAGAAGGGCATATTATCTCCCTCGTTATCATAATTAGAGCCATAATAGCAGTGTCCTGAGTGAGGCACTTCCACTGTCGGCACATCGCTTTTCTATATGGAGTAGATTCCTTATGTTATTTTCTGGGCTCGCCTAATTGAGTTGGTTTATTAGATGGCCTGGACCCCGCCGTAGACTCGTGGACTCGGAAGCCCCTAGCATGCAGTCTCCACTGGCAACGTGCGGGGCGAGGGCGTCTCCTTCCCATGCCGTTGATGGACACTGATAGACCCCCTGGACTTGCTCCCTTTCCGCTTCAAGGAAACCTTCTTCGACTCCTGGTGCCGGCCAATTGTGCTGAGTTATGGCCAAAACATGAAACGGGGCAACCGTACAGCTCCCCACCCTTGCCTTTATTCGCATCTTTCATGTGTACAGCTTCTGGTTGTATAATTTATgaattcatttgccatttcccatttcccattgccCATTTGCAGTTCAACTTAAACTTTGTTCTCCCCTCCATGGCATGCTTATGCATCCATTTACTTCCCCCCATGCCTCGTTCCTTGAAGACTAAACACTTGACGCGCCTTTAAAGCAGAACCCTCATTGATATTCGCGGTGCGTGGATTCCGGGATCTGCTCACATGTTCCTCCAATACAACCcacacaaattatgcaaaacatacatatacatatgtatgtacatatgtatgtacatacgagtatgtatgtacatctttaTTCATGTTTATCTATTTGCTCATCCCTGGGATGCCCTGGAGGCACTTCCAGCTAAACTCTCCCTTGTTTATTGTTACTTTCTGGGTCTTGTTTTCCCACCTGACACGCAGCGGGCgaacaaatttgatttctgTGTTAATTGCGGTGTAGCCCACAGACCCAAAGACGAGGCTCATTAAAGCTCAAACTATGACCAAACTACGGGCCAGATCTCAGAGATCTAGTATCAGGatagggcaggggcaggggcagaggaaggggaagggggCTGCAGATTGGCGACAGGAGATCCAAAGAGCAATTAAAGTGCGGCGGCCACTGGCAACTTTGACCAAATTTGCTGGGACCAGCTCGAGGCCACAATAACAGCGACCAAAGCGACAAGACAGCACTTGCAACGACATGTGGCAGCTTcacatgggcatgggcatggtcatctggttttgcttttctaCAGGCAATTAAGCACTTCTGGCCCACAAATCTGCAAGCCATTCTGCAAGAAAAAGAGACCGGCTCGAGCATACCCACGGAATATCCATGCACAAACCTGCAATTGGGCGTTCACAATCACTTTTGGGTGATTAAAACCGGCTTACTGAAACGAACTCAATCAATTAAGAAGTTAACGACACGCTAGGAGCGGAGTTTGCAGAGGTTCCATACGAGTATAGAGTATTCTGGCTCCTTCTGCCTTTCATGACTTTAACTcgcccaccaccaccaccaccacaccacaccacaccacaccaggGCTGGTCGGGCAACAAACTTGCCAACTCGAACTTGGCAAAAGGAAGAGTCCTCCTGGCTCAGAAACTAtttgctctctggctgctgtggccGCAAGAGGAGTCGCTTCCAGGCCACTTCACTTTATTTACCGTTCCGCTTAGCGCCTTAACAGCATTAAGTGCGACAAACAAGCCCAAGCCCCGAGCAGAAGCATCGAACTCCCTCCTTCCCGTGGGGGGCAGTCGGATTTGGCGGATGTGGCCCCTTTTTTTATGGGCAGTTTATTGAAAAGCCACTAGCACACATAGAGTCAGATGCAGAGTCAGCCACCTGAAATGTGCAGCGTGaaaaattccatttgccaCAAGCTGATAAAGAGCATTGCGTaagatgatggtgatggtgatgatgatgttgcgaTGGCCACGGCAATGGCCAGTGGCCATTGGCCGAGTTGGGCTCTGGCTTAGGAGGGGGGCCTAGACTTCCCACATCGCCATCTCGGGAGAGGAAGTGCACGCGGAAGCTGCACACGTTAAAAGCTGCAGCTAAAAGCATTGAAAGCGCTTCAATTTATTGCCGCAACTTAAGATGATGGTCGAACGGACGCGAGAGAAACTTTATCGCGaacaaaatattaaacctAGAACATGGTTTATCGTTAAGTCAAAGAAATCGATCGGATTTTATCACTGTGACATGAGAAGGATTACCGGCAATACGCTCTCGTAAATAACAATCTCTTGTTTACATGTTAACATTTCCAATTATGGTTACTTCCAATGTGCATTTTGAATTTTCTCGTTGGCGCCAAAGGGGCTAGGACGGCACTGCCAGCTGCGAATCAGACGTCATTGTTTACAAACAACAGAGAGCTTTTCTGCCGGCAATAATTGCTCCTTCTCTGTCTCCACCATTCCGTTATCTAGTGTGCTTTGGTCAGCGAGCATATGAcagagaacagcagcaacggaacggagagagagatggagagagagcgaacccAGTCCCAGCGCCTGCGCCTCAAATGTCAGAATTGCAGTCCAAAATGTAAACGAAATTCAAGTGAAAGCAAAATTAAGGAAATAAATGCTCTGTCAAAAGGTAGGCCAGAAAGCTGAAAACACGCCGCCCGACGTCGACGACCATCAAAAGCGCCACCAAAATAGATAAAACAAAGCAGTGACTCTCCTCGTAGCCGTCTGCCGATCC containing:
- the LOC117901571 gene encoding cuticle protein 21.3 isoform X3; the protein is MAFKVILCVAAMAIACAQAKPGGPAAYSISAPSVDHASVGNTQEHTVKGHYGQSSQSDYASQVQTAHSQSHVQRSSISNDAGLAPAAHYAAPGIIGHGYAPAAYAAPAYAAHLGAPVLKAAVAAPALVHTSVSGHGIHYGY
- the LOC117901598 gene encoding uncharacterized protein LOC117901598 → MLTLWVTIALLACATNSGAGQLIFQTTTTQSPLDTSGSVLTPGAGWVLVNNVRISNAITPFVTQPPRTQQFVDCFGSCPTTPEYNPICGSNMQLYLNEQKFNCARFCGADIQIVRRGSCEGLFQMTRG
- the LOC117901571 gene encoding uncharacterized protein LOC117901571 isoform X2 encodes the protein MAFKVILCVAAMAIACAQAKPGGPAAYSISAPSVDHASVGNTQEHTVKGHYGQSSQSDYASQVQTAHSQSHVQRSSISNDAGLAPAAHYAEPPLPHPPSYTHRSLATAFTMATRGSFLRDLLPAPAPVPVPVPVPVPAPVNPSLSP
- the LOC117901571 gene encoding cuticle protein 16.5 isoform X1, giving the protein MAFKVILCVAAMAIACAQAKPGGPAAYSISAPSVDHASVGNTQEHTVKGHYGQSSQSDYASQVQTAHSQSHVQRSSISNDAGLAPAAHYAAPAAHAVAAPASYALGVGHTAPAQIQGLAYASHGYAAAPAPAPAPVLAYGGHYGAQYGGGHYAATAPALQLSGVALGHYGHIGHLGHLGLGYGYGGYGSGPALSHGYAQVAAAPAQIVKYAAAPAYAPGIIGHGYAPAAYAAPAYAAHLGAPVLKAAVAAPALVHTSVSGHGIHYGY